The following proteins are co-located in the Pseudomonas antarctica genome:
- a CDS encoding MotA/TolQ/ExbB proton channel family protein — MMALASPVESIESAVIWLLVAFSVATWGFALLKGVQFGRLKAQDRKFHNQFWAASSLDSAAELAETQPGAAARVAQAGYAAIQVGDAPHAADLSQAINHQDRLERALRQQIVRERRSLETGLAVVASIGSTSPFIGLFGTVWGIMEALKGISAAGSASLETVAGPIGAALVATGVGIAVAVPAVLVYNYFLRRLKLTAADLDDFAHDFYSLAQKNSFRVLLHPALTKSAAGNPQKVKEAS, encoded by the coding sequence ATCATGGCATTGGCATCTCCCGTTGAATCCATCGAAAGCGCGGTGATCTGGCTGCTGGTGGCCTTTTCGGTCGCCACCTGGGGCTTTGCCCTGCTCAAGGGCGTGCAGTTCGGTCGCCTCAAGGCGCAGGATCGCAAATTCCATAATCAGTTCTGGGCGGCGTCGAGTCTCGACTCTGCCGCTGAACTGGCCGAAACCCAACCCGGCGCCGCGGCCCGTGTGGCCCAGGCCGGTTATGCCGCGATCCAGGTCGGTGACGCGCCACACGCTGCGGACTTGAGCCAGGCCATCAACCACCAGGATCGTCTCGAGCGTGCTCTGCGCCAGCAAATCGTACGGGAGCGTCGCTCCCTGGAAACCGGCCTGGCCGTGGTCGCGAGTATCGGCAGCACCTCGCCGTTTATCGGTCTGTTCGGCACTGTGTGGGGGATCATGGAAGCGCTGAAGGGGATCAGCGCCGCCGGTTCCGCCAGCCTGGAAACTGTGGCCGGCCCGATTGGTGCGGCGCTGGTTGCCACCGGCGTCGGTATCGCCGTCGCCGTGCCGGCAGTGTTGGTCTACAACTACTTCCTGCGCCGCCTGAAGCTGACGGCAGCCGACCTGGATGACTTTGCCCACGACTTTTACAGCCTGGCGCAGAAGAACTCCTTCCGCGTGCTGCTGCACCCTGCGCTGACCAAAAGCGCGGCTGGTAACCCGCAAAAAGTGAAGGAGGCGTCCTGA
- a CDS encoding ExbD/TolR family protein, producing MAFSTQDSDEVLSEINVTPLVDVMLVLLVVFIVTAPLLTNAIPINLPKTQAVAPVEQKDPLVVSIDGAGKLFINKDEIQPDLLEFNLQAAKVKDPDVRVQLQADDGVNYGEVARAMASIERAGITKLSVITAR from the coding sequence ATGGCCTTCTCCACGCAAGACAGTGATGAGGTGCTGAGCGAAATCAACGTAACGCCGCTCGTGGACGTGATGCTGGTGCTGCTGGTGGTGTTTATCGTCACTGCGCCGCTGCTGACCAATGCGATTCCGATCAACCTGCCCAAGACCCAGGCCGTGGCCCCGGTGGAGCAGAAAGACCCGCTGGTGGTGAGCATCGACGGCGCCGGCAAACTGTTTATCAACAAGGACGAAATCCAGCCGGACCTGCTGGAATTCAACCTGCAGGCGGCCAAGGTCAAGGACCCCGATGTGCGGGTGCAACTGCAGGCGGACGATGGCGTGAACTATGGCGAAGTGGCGCGAGCCATGGCGTCTATCGAGCGCGCGGGGATTACCAAGCTGTCGGTGATTACCGCCCGTTAG
- a CDS encoding alpha/beta hydrolase, with amino-acid sequence MHSESIRYLIVPGWQGSPEDHWQSHWQNSLPNSARVEQADWLTPRREDWVAALAEAIAADSTPVILIAHSLGCITVAHWAATAPVHFLRQVRGALLVAPADVERPACSPALRNFAPIPTDLLPFPSQVVGSDNDSAVSAPRALELARHWGAEAGILSGAGHINVKSGHQRWEQGFAYLYRLQSRLEHHARRTA; translated from the coding sequence ATGCACAGCGAGTCGATTCGTTATCTGATCGTGCCGGGCTGGCAAGGATCGCCAGAAGATCATTGGCAAAGTCATTGGCAAAACAGCCTGCCCAACAGTGCGCGTGTGGAGCAGGCCGATTGGCTGACGCCGCGTCGCGAAGACTGGGTGGCCGCGCTGGCCGAGGCCATCGCCGCCGACAGCACCCCCGTAATCCTGATCGCCCATAGCCTGGGGTGCATCACCGTCGCCCATTGGGCGGCCACTGCGCCGGTGCATTTTTTGCGTCAGGTGCGTGGCGCCTTGCTGGTGGCCCCGGCGGATGTCGAACGTCCGGCCTGTTCACCGGCCTTGCGCAACTTCGCGCCGATCCCGACCGACCTGCTGCCGTTTCCCAGCCAGGTGGTCGGTTCCGACAACGACAGTGCCGTCAGCGCCCCCAGGGCTCTGGAGCTGGCACGTCACTGGGGCGCCGAAGCCGGCATTCTGTCAGGTGCCGGGCATATCAATGTGAAGTCCGGCCACCAGCGTTGGGAGCAGGGTTTCGCCTATTTGTATCGCCTCCAGAGCCGCCTCGAGCATCACGCCCGGCGCACTGCCTGA
- a CDS encoding sigma 54-interacting transcriptional regulator, which yields MSHETFGQPLLTFPDAEKSPLSIRAKALVFVDPRSRQLREELESLAPRALPVLIRGETGSGKELLARHIHRGSDRAGLFVSVNCGAISPTYADAELFGYAAGSHSGAASSRAGWFGSANGGTLYLDEIGDLPLPIQVKLLAALENHEVTRVGAHQPSPVDVRLVAATSIDLAQAVAAGKFHERLFHYLSEGQLDLPALRERVGDILSLAEYFLGIYSQRLDLPVPLISDAAQRVLEHHSWPGNTRELENVIHFALLVSSGDEILPEHLNLPVAGSPLDQLQRIFASASPAEQQTLLKFLHEQNGIST from the coding sequence ATGAGTCATGAAACCTTCGGCCAGCCACTGCTGACCTTCCCCGACGCCGAAAAGAGCCCGCTGAGCATTCGCGCCAAGGCATTGGTGTTCGTCGACCCCCGTTCGCGGCAACTGCGCGAAGAGTTGGAAAGCCTCGCGCCGCGTGCCTTGCCCGTACTGATTCGTGGCGAGACCGGTAGCGGTAAAGAGCTGTTGGCGCGGCATATCCACCGGGGCAGCGACCGCGCCGGGCTGTTTGTTTCGGTCAATTGCGGCGCGATCAGCCCTACCTATGCCGACGCCGAACTGTTCGGCTATGCCGCCGGCAGCCACAGCGGCGCGGCCAGCAGTCGGGCGGGGTGGTTTGGTTCGGCCAACGGCGGCACCTTGTATCTGGACGAGATCGGCGACTTACCGCTGCCGATCCAGGTGAAATTGCTCGCTGCCCTGGAGAACCATGAGGTCACCCGTGTCGGCGCCCACCAGCCCAGCCCGGTGGATGTGCGGCTGGTCGCAGCTACCAGCATCGACCTGGCCCAGGCCGTGGCCGCCGGGAAATTTCATGAGCGTTTGTTCCACTACTTGAGCGAGGGCCAACTCGACCTGCCGGCTTTGCGCGAGCGTGTTGGCGACATTCTGTCCTTGGCCGAATACTTCCTCGGCATCTACAGCCAGCGCCTTGACCTGCCGGTGCCGCTGATCAGCGACGCCGCCCAACGCGTGCTGGAACACCACAGTTGGCCGGGCAACACCCGCGAGCTGGAAAACGTTATTCACTTCGCGCTGCTGGTGAGCAGTGGCGATGAAATTTTGCCCGAGCATCTGAATTTGCCGGTGGCGGGCTCTCCGTTGGACCAGTTGCAACGAATTTTCGCCAGCGCCAGCCCCGCTGAGCAACAAACCTTGCTCAAATTCCTACATGAACAAAATGGAATATCAACGTGA
- a CDS encoding MetQ/NlpA family ABC transporter substrate-binding protein has protein sequence MKKVLLFTALAAALTASFAQANEKLVVAATPIPHAEILELVKPTLAKEGVDLEIKVFTDYVQPNTQVAEKRLDANYFQTLPYLENFNKGKGTNLVTVIGVHVEPIGGYSKKIKNISELKDGATVAIPNEGSNSGRALLLLQKNGLITLKDPTNALSTPKDIASNPKHLKFKELESALLPRVLDQVDLDVINTNYALEAGLNPAKDALIIEDAKSPYVNFLVARPDNKDSDAIQKLAKALTSPEVKAFIEKKYNGAVVPAF, from the coding sequence ATGAAAAAGGTTCTGTTGTTTACCGCACTGGCGGCTGCCCTGACTGCAAGCTTCGCCCAGGCCAACGAGAAACTGGTCGTTGCCGCCACCCCGATCCCGCACGCCGAGATCCTTGAGCTGGTCAAGCCGACCCTGGCCAAAGAAGGCGTGGACCTGGAGATCAAGGTTTTCACTGACTATGTACAACCCAATACACAGGTTGCCGAGAAGCGCCTGGACGCCAACTACTTCCAGACCCTGCCGTACCTGGAAAACTTCAACAAGGGCAAGGGCACCAACCTGGTCACTGTGATCGGCGTGCACGTTGAACCCATCGGCGGTTACTCGAAGAAGATCAAGAATATTTCCGAGCTTAAAGACGGCGCTACCGTGGCCATCCCGAACGAAGGCTCCAACAGTGGTCGCGCCCTGCTGCTGCTGCAAAAGAACGGTCTGATTACGCTGAAAGACCCGACCAATGCACTGTCCACGCCTAAAGACATCGCTTCGAACCCAAAACACCTGAAATTCAAAGAGCTGGAATCGGCCCTGCTGCCACGCGTGCTGGACCAGGTTGACCTGGACGTGATCAACACCAACTACGCCCTGGAAGCTGGCCTGAACCCGGCGAAAGACGCGCTGATCATCGAAGATGCCAAGTCGCCTTACGTGAACTTCCTGGTCGCACGTCCAGACAACAAGGACAGCGACGCTATCCAGAAACTGGCCAAGGCGCTGACCAGCCCGGAAGTCAAAGCCTTCATCGAGAAGAAGTACAACGGCGCGGTAGTGCCTGCGTTCTGA
- a CDS encoding amino acid ABC transporter permease → MTFDFAFILSTLPAFLNAVGVTLQVGLIAIATSLLVALINAALLVFRTPYLSRLVALYVELARNTPLLIQLFFVYFALPALGFNISGFWAAIITMTFLGGAYLTEVLRAGVEAVPLAQIESGKSIGLSDWQLLRHVILPQAGILSLPALFANFIFLLKETTVVSAVAVPEILYTTKSYIALYYKTYEMLAVLTLICVLLFLPLSLLLSRLERRLQHGQFGS, encoded by the coding sequence ATGACTTTCGATTTCGCTTTTATCCTCAGCACCTTGCCGGCGTTTCTCAACGCCGTAGGGGTGACGCTGCAAGTGGGCTTGATCGCCATTGCCACCTCCTTGCTGGTGGCGCTGATCAACGCCGCGCTGCTGGTGTTTCGCACGCCTTACCTGTCACGCCTGGTGGCGTTGTATGTGGAGTTGGCGCGTAACACGCCGCTGCTCATCCAACTGTTTTTCGTGTACTTCGCCTTGCCCGCCCTGGGTTTCAATATTTCCGGGTTCTGGGCAGCCATCATCACCATGACCTTCCTCGGCGGCGCCTACCTCACCGAAGTGCTGCGCGCCGGTGTGGAAGCCGTGCCGCTGGCGCAGATCGAGTCGGGCAAATCCATCGGCCTGTCCGACTGGCAATTGCTGCGCCATGTGATCCTGCCCCAGGCCGGCATTCTCAGCCTGCCGGCGCTGTTCGCCAATTTCATCTTCCTGCTCAAGGAGACCACCGTGGTGTCTGCCGTGGCGGTGCCGGAGATTCTCTACACCACCAAGAGTTACATCGCGCTCTACTACAAGACCTACGAAATGCTCGCCGTGCTGACGCTGATTTGCGTGCTGTTGTTCTTGCCGCTGTCGCTGCTGCTCAGCCGCCTGGAAAGGAGGCTCCAGCATGGCCAGTTCGGGTCTTGA
- a CDS encoding amino acid ABC transporter permease, which yields MASSGLELLWVSLPQLGKGAAQTLSISFLSIVFSTVGGVLYGVLRTLNNQLINLVLRVYLELFRAIPVLVWLYLLFFGLPIFFGLSIPSFWCAVLVLSLWGASEVGEVVRGALHSLPRGQREAGLSIGLSDPQLYGYVLLPQALKRMTPPTINVYTRIIKTSSLAVLIGVVDVIKVGQQIIERTYESVLIYGVLFLFFFFICYPLSAASKVLERRWAQA from the coding sequence ATGGCCAGTTCGGGTCTTGAGCTGTTGTGGGTGTCGTTGCCGCAATTGGGCAAGGGCGCTGCGCAAACCCTGTCGATTTCTTTTTTGAGCATCGTTTTCAGCACTGTCGGTGGCGTGCTGTACGGCGTGTTACGCACGCTGAATAACCAGCTGATCAACCTCGTGCTGCGGGTTTACCTGGAACTGTTCCGGGCGATTCCGGTGCTGGTGTGGTTGTACCTGTTGTTTTTCGGCCTGCCGATTTTCTTCGGCCTGAGCATCCCGAGCTTCTGGTGCGCGGTGCTGGTGCTGTCGCTATGGGGCGCCAGCGAGGTCGGCGAAGTGGTGCGCGGCGCGTTGCATTCGCTGCCGCGTGGCCAGCGTGAAGCCGGCTTGTCGATTGGGTTGTCCGACCCGCAGTTATACGGCTATGTCCTGTTGCCCCAGGCCCTCAAGCGCATGACGCCGCCGACCATCAACGTCTACACGCGGATCATCAAGACCAGTTCCCTGGCCGTGCTGATCGGTGTGGTGGATGTGATCAAGGTCGGTCAGCAAATCATCGAGCGCACCTATGAGTCGGTACTGATCTACGGCGTGCTGTTCCTGTTTTTCTTCTTTATCTGCTACCCGTTGTCGGCCGCCTCCAAGGTGCTGGAACGGCGCTGGGCCCAAGCATGA
- a CDS encoding amino acid ABC transporter ATP-binding protein: MSALIEFQGFNKFFGEQQVLKGIDLRVQSGEVVVILGPSGCGKSTLLRCLNGLEVAHSGSLRFAGKELLDKHTDWRQVRQDVGMVFQSYHLFPHMSVLDNILLGPLKVQKRDPREAREQAEKLLERVGLADKRDAYPRQLSGGQQQRIAIVRSLCMNPQVMLFDEVTAALDPEMVKEVLEVIQGLARDGMTLLIVTHEMAFARAVADRVVFMEAGRILEQNTPEEFFTNPQTARAQQFLEKFSFVSTLPKKTKELELI; encoded by the coding sequence ATGAGCGCATTGATCGAGTTCCAGGGTTTCAACAAATTCTTCGGTGAGCAGCAGGTGCTCAAAGGCATCGACTTGAGGGTACAAAGCGGCGAAGTAGTGGTGATCCTCGGTCCCAGCGGCTGCGGTAAAAGCACTTTGTTGCGCTGCCTTAACGGCCTTGAAGTGGCGCACAGCGGCAGCCTGCGCTTTGCCGGCAAGGAGCTGTTGGACAAACACACGGACTGGCGCCAAGTGCGCCAGGACGTAGGCATGGTGTTCCAGAGCTACCATTTGTTCCCGCACATGAGCGTGCTCGACAACATCCTGCTCGGCCCGCTGAAAGTGCAAAAACGCGACCCACGCGAAGCCCGCGAGCAGGCAGAAAAACTGCTGGAACGCGTGGGCCTGGCCGACAAGCGCGATGCCTATCCGCGTCAGCTTTCCGGTGGTCAGCAACAACGCATCGCCATCGTCCGCTCGTTGTGCATGAACCCCCAGGTCATGCTGTTTGACGAAGTCACCGCCGCCCTCGACCCAGAGATGGTCAAGGAGGTGCTGGAGGTGATCCAGGGCTTGGCCCGCGATGGCATGACCCTGCTGATCGTCACCCACGAAATGGCCTTCGCCCGCGCCGTCGCCGACCGCGTGGTGTTTATGGAGGCCGGTCGCATCCTCGAACAAAACACCCCCGAGGAATTCTTTACGAACCCGCAAACCGCACGCGCGCAGCAGTTCCTGGAGAAGTTCTCCTTTGTTTCAACACTGCCCAAAAAGACCAAGGAACTGGAGCTGATATGA
- a CDS encoding transporter substrate-binding domain-containing protein: protein MKTAKLLLPLLAVALLAGCDKKAEAPAKPAAAVSYIDKIKARDKLIVGVFTDKPPFGFVNEAGRYVGFDTDIGRQFAKDLLGDENKVEFVAVEPASRIPFLQSDKVDLILANMTVTPERKEAVDFTNPNLKVAVQALVPQDSSVKSLDDLATRTTIVTTGTTADIWLTKNHPDWKLLKFEKNSESLQALSAGRGDAYAQDNLVLFSWAKQNPGYRVLEQKLGDEAPIAPAVKKGNVELRDWVNTELAKLGEEKFLLKLYDQYVRKELSDDTKPESVIVEGGKWQG from the coding sequence ATGAAAACTGCCAAGTTATTACTGCCACTGCTCGCCGTCGCATTGCTGGCCGGCTGCGATAAGAAGGCCGAAGCGCCCGCGAAACCCGCCGCCGCTGTGAGCTACATCGACAAGATCAAGGCGCGCGACAAGCTGATCGTCGGCGTGTTTACCGACAAGCCGCCGTTCGGCTTTGTGAACGAAGCCGGTCGCTACGTCGGCTTCGATACCGACATCGGCCGCCAATTCGCCAAGGACCTGCTGGGCGATGAAAACAAAGTCGAATTCGTCGCCGTCGAGCCGGCCAGCCGTATACCGTTTCTGCAAAGTGACAAAGTCGACCTGATCCTCGCCAACATGACCGTGACCCCGGAGCGCAAGGAAGCGGTGGACTTCACCAACCCCAACCTGAAAGTCGCGGTACAGGCGCTGGTGCCGCAGGACAGCTCGGTGAAAAGCCTGGATGACCTGGCCACCCGCACCACCATCGTCACCACCGGCACCACTGCCGATATCTGGCTGACCAAGAACCACCCGGACTGGAAACTGCTCAAGTTCGAGAAAAACTCCGAGTCACTGCAAGCGTTGTCGGCCGGTCGTGGGGACGCGTATGCACAGGACAACCTGGTGCTGTTCAGCTGGGCCAAGCAGAACCCGGGCTACCGCGTACTGGAACAGAAACTCGGTGATGAAGCGCCGATTGCGCCAGCGGTGAAGAAGGGCAATGTCGAACTGCGTGACTGGGTGAATACCGAGTTGGCGAAGTTGGGTGAAGAGAAGTTTTTGCTCAAGCTGTATGACCAATACGTGCGTAAAGAGCTGAGCGATGACACCAAGCCTGAGAGTGTGATTGTTGAAGGCGGGAAGTGGCAGGGTTGA